From the Bos javanicus breed banteng chromosome 7, ARS-OSU_banteng_1.0, whole genome shotgun sequence genome, the window gtagccaaaaataaattaaaaaaaaagaaaagacacagagcAGGTAAGAACCAATCTCAGAATGTTCCAGCTCCCACTTCTGAGTCATTTCTGCTCCAAGTACCTGGGGTCCAGCAGCAGATATGTGAAGCTGGACTTCACGACTCCCTCCCGCCACCGTCTGGTGGGGTCTGGCCGCTCGAACTGCTGGGCAAGTGCATCTTCATCGGCTTGGGCATCTGGGATACGGCCTGTCCGCAGGGCTTCGGCCAGCTCTGGGCTGTGCCCTGAAAAGTCTGGGCCTGGGAAGGGAAACTGGgtcaagaaagacaaaggaaagagtGGTTCCCAGAGATGAAGGGAGAAGTAGGTTGCACTCAGAGCCAAGGGATCTTGGAAGATTCCCGGAGACTCCTTGAACTCTGGATACTCACTAGGAGCAGCCTGGGCTTCTTTCAGCCGTCGGAGGTAGCGTGGCCGGGTGAAGGATGTGATGGGACCCGGGCTCTTGCCAAGCGCCCGGAGCCCTTGCAGCAGCTCCAGGTCAGACATGGTAGGGTCCGGTGGACACTGATCAGAGGGGCTGGGGTCCCTGCCCACTGTGGCGCtcgcctcatcctctgtcagccagAGGGCAGCCAAATCACCGTCGGGGGATAGCTGGTCCTCTCTTGTGATGTGGGTGTCAGAAGGTCCAGGCAGCAGTTCCCTAGGGGGACTATGGGTTGGGCTCCTGTCTGGGAAGAacttgggggagggggaatcATCTGGCAAGGTCAGAGTCAGGGCCTGCAGATGGGCATTTAGTtctgcctccctgtcctccatgAGGGGTTGATGCGCCAGCTGTAGGGTACCCAAAGACCTTGGCACCCTCTGGGAGAGTCGGACACCAGCCCAGGGGGAGGTGTGGCCAGTTAGGTCCTCAGCTCCTGAGGCCTCAACAGCGGTGACAAAGGAGGTCACCGAGCTGCAGTCCCAGCGCCCCAGGGGGGACTCCAATCCACCATCTGTGTCAGCAGTCTCAGGGTGGGCAAGCAGGCCGGGGGGTCCAGGGCCAGCCTCCAGGCTCACGTCCTTGCCGTCACCTGTGCCCAGTGTTGTAGAGTTCAGCATCACATGAGGAGGACCGGAGGGGCTGGTATCCAGCCTCTTTTCACAAGGGCCTGGGCCTGGAGCAGGGGGTAAGAGGGAAGTCagaaaggaggggaagaggaagtgAGAGACAAAGATCAACGTCAGATCGGACAGAAACAGGAGGGTGCGATCACAAAGAGGAAGGAGCgaggcagaggcagagactgaTCAGAGCCCCTGGTGGTGAAACCCTGGGCATTAGACGCAGAGATCTGCAAAGTTATATCAGAGGCTAACCACTCCCAGCCGCCCAGATACCACTCACCTCCAGGCTCTGGCTCGGGTTCTGGCTTCCGGGAGCCTTTCCAGGTCCGGGTTGGGGTCCTGGTCCGAGCCTCCAGCTCCCGAAGCAGACGGGCACAGTTCTGGTGCCCCTGCTGCTCCGCCAGGTCCAGAGGCAGGAATCCGTCCTGCAGGGGTGCGGTCAGTAGGGGgcgcccccttccctccctctcttcctcctttccttcctctttccctccggGTTTGCCTTGCTACAGACTGCGATGGGGCCCCCTACCTGGTCGCGGAGCGCGGGGTCCGCTCCCTGGCTCAGCAGCAGTTCCAGGCCCCGGCGACAGCCCCAGGCAGCGGCCACATGCAGCGGTGTCAGTGCCTCGGCCGATCTAGGGCATGAGCGGAGGAAGGGGTCAGTGAAGTATCTCCATCTCCGGGTCCGGGAGCCCTGGCTCTCAGCCCTCCATCTCTGCCCTCCAGCCTGAGATGCCACCCTTCGAACCTGCGCCCTCGAGCTGGGACCCAAACCTCTGCTCTCTGACTCTAGAGCTTCTACCGCCGGATCTGAAACTGATTCCCATTTTGACCCCGGCGCAATCTCATACCCTACCCTGGGTCTGGTACCCTGCCTCTGCCCTTGGACCCTCAAGATCCCTCCCCAGATCCCCTAAGCTTCGCTCCCCCGGGGATTGAGTCCGCATCCTTGGACGCCCTCTTCAGGACTGCCAGGTCTGGTCCTCGTACTCGGGAGACAGCTCTCGTTCACGGAAGACCCATCCTGAGCCCACACCCGGCCTCACCGAGCGTTGGGGTCCCCGCCTCGGCGCAGCAGGGCCTCGAGGCAACACAGACTCCGTAGGTGCTGGGCTCTGGCCGCCAGGTGCATGGCCGCCGCGCCATCCTCGAGTACCAGATTGGGGTCGGCACCGCGGCGCAGCAACTCCTCCACAGATCTAGGGATAGAAGGTCAGAGTGGACCTTGACGCtcgccccctacccccacccctggcccgcccacccaggccctgccctcaccGCAACTCCTCCTCCTGCAGCGCCGTCCGCAGCCGCCGCGCCAAACCTACAGCTGGGCCCATGCCCCGGCTGTCCCCTTGGGGCAGCCACCTGGTCACGCCGCCTGCCGGTTTCCAACTTCCCGCGGCGCCCTTGTGCGCACGCGCCGCTCCGCCCCTCGGCTCCCTTCTCCGCGCCTTGGTGCAGTGCAGCGACCCCAGCCAGGCTGACCGGCGCCGCATTGTCGCCCACATCGAGGGTCGGGAGCTTTAGTGCTGGTCCGAGCCCGCGACACCGAGTAGTGCCCAGGGCCAAGTGATGTTTGCTCAGGGCCAAATAATGTTTGGGGCCTCCGATAAGGGCCCGGGAGGGTGGAGGTCGCCATGTGTGCCCTATCTCTCAAAACGGTGTAAACAAGAACACACCCTGTTGGAGGGGGTGGAGCTACGATCCCCGGGACCCGGTGGTGCCCACAGGGTACTGAGTCTTCCGGAACTGTCTGCCGAGGGGCACACAGCCCTGACAGTATGTAAGGTTTCAATTAATAGCTACTGCCTGCGGAGGCTCTGCGTCGCCCGTTTTCAGCCCTGCGGAGTCTGAAGTCCATTATTTTGGAGCCCTGGGCCTCTTAGGGTGTTAGTTTCCCTATATGCAGAATGGGAGAATAATCCCTTCCAGGCTGGTGTTAAGTTGAAAGAGGGGCCTGGCACACAGGTGCCCAGTAAATGCTCCTGGGAAGGTAAAGCTGTTTCTTGATAAAGCTATTTTCGTTTTATACGAAACTGAGAAAATCTAGCTggtaagattttttgttttttttttccacaattgCTCATTATCCAGGAAGATCAAGTTGAGTGATGGACGTGTTATCTCTGTTTCCCTTTCTCTGGGGAGCACCCACACTATTTCCTGATGGAACTATAAACATCTCTTCCCAGAAAGGCTTGAGCGAGGCCTGGCCGATGAGAGCATTCCACAGTTCTGGTCCATGACTGACCCAAGCCAAGGCCTGTCATAGGGGCTGCTGTGAGAGCCCTCACGTCACCTGGGCTGGGATTTGCAGAGTGCTCAGCCATATTACCCCTTTCCACAGGTTGGGAGGAAAGCAAGGCACACTGAAAACCAACCATGCAGGGTGTTTCAGCTCTCCCCAAAGCAATGTCAGAGCACCTGGATACAGCCAAGCCTAAAGCTGCATCTCAGCTTCTTATCTACAAGAACCTAGCcattctcctttcagttcagcgggtgggttttctgttacttgcaacccAGAAGATTTCAATGAACAGTGGACTTGGGTTAGGGAGTCTCAGATTTTTATTCTGATGACAAAAACACACAAAGCACAACAAAAATTACAGCTGAAAAACTTGGGAGTGGGAGGTGGGCTGGCAAACGGGGACTGGGTGTCTAGAGTCCCTGGGATGCTTCCTGGAATCTTAGGGTTCCTTCAGGGCTGCCCAGGTGCCTCAGATACTTCCTAGAACCCCCTCTGGGGGTCCCAAGGAGCCCAGTCTGAGAACCAGCGTTCAATGCCAAGGGTTTCATTGTACAAGAAGGTTGGACGTACAGAGATGGTTCAGACAGTGGCCTCAACCTCAGTGGCTTCATCGTCCTCCTCCAGCAGGCTGTAGGAGGCATGGCTTTGGCAAGGCCGCTGCAGTGGATGAGCCAGCAGCTTGGCCATACAGTTGTGAAGCTCAAGGGCTGGCCCAGCCAGCGCCACTTCGTACTTATAACTGGTACCCTTGGTATCCAGGCTTCCCATGAAGGCAAACATGTCCTGTGGGGCCAAGGAAGGGCTGTTCATGCAGATGTTCTGCTGACAAGCCCTCCCTGTCTTGGAGGGCCTCCCAGGAGGGGCAGCAGGGATGAGTTCTGAAGGGTAAAGAGGAGTCTGCCAGGCAGAAACTATTCCcacattcagcaaacatttcctgccacccacccaccccaagaGGTCTCAGAGCTGGAGCCCCTAGTCTGGAGAAGCACATGACCCC encodes:
- the ANKLE1 gene encoding ankyrin repeat and LEM domain-containing protein 1; this translates as MWATMRRRSAWLGSLHCTKARRREPRGGAARAHKGAAGSWKPAGGVTRWLPQGDSRGMGPAVGLARRLRTALQEEELRSVEELLRRGADPNLVLEDGAAAMHLAARAQHLRSLCCLEALLRRGGDPNARSAEALTPLHVAAAWGCRRGLELLLSQGADPALRDQDGFLPLDLAEQQGHQNCARLLRELEARTRTPTRTWKGSRKPEPEPEPGGPGPCEKRLDTSPSGPPHVMLNSTTLGTGDGKDVSLEAGPGPPGLLAHPETADTDGGLESPLGRWDCSSVTSFVTAVEASGAEDLTGHTSPWAGVRLSQRVPRSLGTLQLAHQPLMEDREAELNAHLQALTLTLPDDSPSPKFFPDRSPTHSPPRELLPGPSDTHITREDQLSPDGDLAALWLTEDEASATVGRDPSPSDQCPPDPTMSDLELLQGLRALGKSPGPITSFTRPRYLRRLKEAQAAPSPDFSGHSPELAEALRTGRIPDAQADEDALAQQFERPDPTRRWREGVVKSSFTYLLLDPRKTQDLPARAFSMTLAECLRIFVQAIFYVGKGTRARPDVHLWEALSHRRRPGKQACPKVRRILDIWATGRGIVSLHCFQHVVPAEAYTREACLVDALGIQMLTNQKQGHCYGVVADWSPTRRRRLGVHLLHRALLVFLAEGERELRPQDI